One bacterium genomic region harbors:
- the frr gene encoding ribosome recycling factor, producing the protein MTTVKELLTDAEDRMKKSVATLQHHFSTVRSGKANIHMLDEIMVDYYGTPTPLKNVSSVTTPEAQLIVIQPWEKQLIGEIMKAIQKSNLGFNPLSDGQVVRVPVPALNEERRKELVKLVKKMAEEDKVAIRNVRRDALDHVKRLLKDHKISEDEKDNAEIDVQKMTDKYIEQIDKLTTTKEAEVMAV; encoded by the coding sequence ATGACGACAGTCAAAGAGCTTCTTACTGATGCTGAAGATAGAATGAAGAAGTCGGTCGCCACACTGCAGCACCACTTCTCCACTGTACGTTCCGGCAAAGCTAATATCCATATGCTCGACGAAATTATGGTCGACTACTATGGCACGCCGACACCGCTGAAAAATGTCAGTTCGGTGACTACACCCGAGGCGCAATTGATAGTAATCCAGCCCTGGGAAAAACAACTGATCGGCGAAATTATGAAAGCGATCCAGAAATCAAATCTCGGTTTTAATCCGCTTTCCGACGGCCAGGTCGTGCGCGTCCCGGTACCGGCTCTCAATGAAGAGCGCCGCAAGGAACTCGTCAAACTGGTCAAGAAGATGGCCGAGGAAGACAAAGTCGCCATCCGCAATGTCCGTCGCGATGCACTTGATCACGTCAAGCGACTCCTCAAGGATCACAAGATCTCCGAGGACGAAAAAGACAACGCCGAAATCGACGTTCAAAAAATGACGGACAAGTATATCGAGCAAATCGATAAGCTGACGACCACGAAAGAAGCCGAGGTAATGGCTGTCTGA
- a CDS encoding UMP kinase — protein MTATPAYKRILLKLSGEQLAGEQGFGIDPRQLEYVANEVKSIRELGVEVGIVVGGGNFHRGATGTLLGIGRATGDYMGMLSTVINAMALQSSLENYGMFTRVLSALRIEAVAEPFIRRRAIRHMEKGRVVIMAAGTGNPYFTTDTAAVLRGIETEVDVVMKATKVDGIYDADPMKVPTAKRFDHLTYDEALRLDLKVMDGTAFTLCRENKLPLVVFKLTDAGNLYKVVTGEKIGTLVTIRSEENV, from the coding sequence ATGACGGCTACTCCAGCCTATAAACGAATCCTGCTGAAACTCTCCGGTGAACAACTCGCCGGAGAGCAAGGCTTCGGAATCGATCCGCGTCAACTCGAATATGTAGCTAACGAAGTCAAATCAATCAGGGAGCTCGGTGTCGAAGTCGGCATCGTTGTCGGCGGCGGTAATTTCCATCGCGGCGCCACCGGTACCCTGCTCGGCATTGGCCGCGCTACCGGCGATTACATGGGAATGTTGTCGACGGTGATCAACGCGATGGCGCTTCAATCATCGCTGGAAAATTACGGCATGTTCACGCGTGTGCTGAGCGCGCTTCGTATCGAAGCCGTCGCCGAGCCGTTTATTCGTCGCCGTGCCATTCGCCACATGGAGAAGGGCCGCGTCGTTATTATGGCCGCAGGTACCGGCAACCCCTACTTCACGACCGATACCGCCGCAGTTTTGCGCGGCATCGAGACGGAAGTCGATGTCGTAATGAAAGCCACCAAGGTGGATGGGATTTACGATGCCGATCCAATGAAGGTCCCGACCGCAAAGCGTTTTGATCATCTCACCTACGACGAGGCGCTGCGCCTTGACCTCAAAGTGATGGATGGAACAGCGTTTACGCTCTGCCGCGAGAACAAACTGCCATTGGTCGTTTTTAAGTTGACCGATGCCGGTAATCTTTATAAGGTAGTCACTGGTGAAAAAATAGGTACGTTGGTAACGATCCGTTCGGAGGAAAACGTATGA
- the tsf gene encoding translation elongation factor Ts, whose translation MAITADLVKELRERSGAGMMECKKALTEADGDMDKAITILRERGIAKAASKSSRDTREGLIGTYVHPGDKLAVMIEVQCETDFVARTDDFKDLVKHLAMHVAAANPVVVRREELSEEQMAKERDIYRHQTLNEGKPEKIVDKIVEGRMEKWYSEVALMEQAYVRDPEVTIQDLIKNTIAKIGENIVVRRFARYRLGE comes from the coding sequence ATGGCTATAACAGCAGATTTAGTCAAAGAATTGCGCGAGCGCTCCGGCGCCGGCATGATGGAGTGCAAGAAAGCGCTCACGGAAGCCGACGGCGACATGGATAAAGCCATCACGATATTGCGCGAACGCGGAATTGCCAAAGCGGCCTCGAAATCCAGCCGCGACACCAGAGAAGGCCTGATCGGCACCTACGTTCACCCCGGCGATAAACTGGCCGTGATGATTGAAGTGCAATGCGAAACCGACTTCGTGGCGCGTACCGATGATTTCAAGGACCTCGTGAAGCACTTGGCGATGCACGTCGCAGCCGCTAATCCGGTGGTTGTCCGTCGCGAAGAGCTCTCCGAAGAGCAGATGGCCAAGGAGCGCGACATTTACCGTCATCAGACGCTGAATGAAGGCAAGCCGGAAAAGATCGTCGATAAGATCGTTGAAGGCCGCATGGAGAAGTGGTATTCGGAAGTTGCACTTATGGAACAAGCCTATGTGCGCGACCCGGAAGTCACTATCCAGGACTTGATCAAAAACACCATCGCCAAGATCGGTGAAAATATCGTGGTCCGGCGCTTTGCGCGCTATCGCCTCGGAGAATAA
- a CDS encoding dockerin type I repeat-containing protein produces MYIKLLAVACILVLATGAFAAKTPAKATTKKASPAATTTVPVKPTNPNSTVAAEAAASAGIINPESNPDAQSPNAPRAGEEINWDVIASGGGPMSSASFILNGTIGQAIAGESTSPNFALNAGFWQNFGSDYLCGDVNSSGQFDIADVVFLVNYIFASGTAPDPVESADVNCTSSVDISDVVYMVNYIFAAGPAPCANCP; encoded by the coding sequence ATGTACATTAAATTATTGGCTGTTGCTTGTATCTTGGTGCTTGCGACGGGCGCATTTGCCGCCAAGACTCCGGCCAAAGCCACAACCAAGAAAGCTTCCCCAGCGGCTACGACCACGGTTCCCGTAAAGCCGACCAATCCGAATTCCACAGTTGCCGCCGAGGCTGCGGCCTCTGCGGGAATCATCAATCCTGAAAGCAATCCGGACGCTCAGTCACCAAATGCTCCGCGCGCCGGTGAGGAGATTAATTGGGATGTTATCGCTTCAGGCGGCGGACCGATGAGTTCGGCGAGCTTCATTCTCAACGGAACCATTGGGCAAGCGATTGCAGGCGAGTCTACATCGCCGAATTTTGCTCTTAATGCCGGTTTCTGGCAGAATTTTGGAAGCGACTATCTTTGCGGCGATGTCAACTCGAGCGGCCAATTTGATATTGCCGACGTCGTTTTTCTGGTTAACTACATTTTTGCCTCTGGAACGGCGCCAGATCCAGTAGAATCGGCGGACGTGAACTGCACATCTTCGGTGGACATTTCCGATGTCGTTTATATGGTGAACTACATCTTTGCGGCCGGTCCGGCTCCTTGCGCAAATTGCCCGTAG
- a CDS encoding isoprenyl transferase — MSARIAADIAALKEKISPTKLPVHVAIIMDGNGRWAAKRGLDRSSGHKAGVDAVRRIVEISGQIGVSYLTLYTFSVENWKRPVSEVGFLFKLLNDTARSELAELNRNNVRLIATGQLDQIPFARRRAILHAIEKTSKNTGLVLNLALNYSGRMEIVEAVKKIARDFKANKVKLSEINDVLFSSYLFTHPLPDPDLLIRTSGEMRLSNFLLWQTSYTELFITETLWPDFTEREFVEIVLEYQKRERRFGKL, encoded by the coding sequence CTGAGCGCGCGCATTGCAGCCGATATTGCCGCTCTTAAGGAGAAAATCTCTCCCACTAAATTGCCGGTGCACGTTGCCATCATCATGGATGGCAACGGCCGCTGGGCTGCCAAACGGGGACTTGACCGCTCTTCCGGCCACAAAGCCGGTGTCGATGCCGTCCGTCGCATCGTAGAAATCTCCGGCCAAATCGGCGTTAGTTATCTCACCCTTTACACATTCAGCGTCGAGAATTGGAAACGCCCCGTCAGCGAGGTCGGCTTCCTGTTCAAGCTGCTCAATGACACCGCCCGCAGTGAACTAGCCGAGCTCAACCGCAACAATGTTCGCCTTATCGCCACCGGCCAGCTCGATCAGATTCCCTTTGCGCGTCGTCGAGCGATTCTGCATGCGATTGAAAAGACTTCAAAGAATACTGGGCTGGTGCTTAATCTCGCGTTGAATTACTCAGGGCGTATGGAGATTGTCGAGGCAGTCAAAAAAATCGCTCGCGATTTCAAAGCCAACAAAGTTAAGCTGAGCGAAATCAATGACGTACTATTTTCAAGTTATCTCTTCACTCATCCCCTGCCCGATCCGGATTTGTTGATTCGGACATCGGGAGAAATGCGTTTATCGAATTTCCTGCTGTGGCAGACATCGTATACCGAGCTGTTCATCACCGAGACACTGTGGCCTGATTTCACCGAACGCGAGTTTGTCGAGATTGTGCTGGAATATCAAAAACGCGAACGGAGATTCGGCAAACTATGA
- the rplM gene encoding 50S ribosomal protein L13 → MKTYIPKVDAIDRKWHVVDVNGKILGRQAAQIARILMGKTKPSYTPFLDCGDFVVVINADKVRLSTPKKELEKTWHWNTLYPGGHRQTTFGKAIHANPERIIRGAVWGMLPKGPLGRKMIKKLKVYRGAAHPHAAQMPDALELK, encoded by the coding sequence GTGAAGACGTATATCCCCAAAGTTGACGCGATTGACCGCAAATGGCATGTCGTCGACGTCAACGGAAAAATTCTCGGACGGCAGGCGGCTCAAATCGCCCGTATCCTTATGGGCAAGACCAAGCCGAGCTACACGCCGTTCCTCGACTGCGGCGATTTCGTGGTCGTAATTAACGCCGATAAGGTTCGGCTTTCAACTCCCAAGAAGGAGTTGGAGAAGACTTGGCATTGGAACACCCTCTATCCGGGTGGCCATCGCCAGACAACATTCGGCAAGGCGATCCACGCCAATCCGGAACGGATCATCCGCGGCGCCGTATGGGGAATGCTTCCCAAAGGTCCGCTTGGTCGCAAAATGATTAAGAAGCTCAAGGTCTATCGCGGCGCGGCGCATCCGCATGCTGCCCAGATGCCTGATGCCCTGGAATTGAAATAG
- the rpsB gene encoding 30S ribosomal protein S2, producing MATEVTVRDLLEAGVHFGHQTRRWNPKMKKFIFTAKNGVYIIDLNKTLNSLKIACRKAQEVTAKNQYILFVGTKKQAQDVIKAEAVRAGQFYVTDRWLGGMMTNFQTIKKNIKRLKDIEKMQEDGTFEKITKKEVSGLNKEKEKLDKVLGGIREMNRLPGLMFIVDCKKEKIAVAEAKKLGIPIIGIIDTNSDPDPIDFPIAANDDAIKSIRIITRQVVDSALEAKAMLIQQPAEQAAAGTSEKFDEGTSEAQER from the coding sequence ATGGCCACTGAAGTCACAGTACGTGATCTTCTCGAAGCCGGCGTGCATTTTGGTCACCAGACCCGCCGCTGGAACCCCAAGATGAAGAAATTCATCTTCACCGCCAAGAATGGCGTCTACATCATCGATCTCAACAAAACTCTTAACTCACTGAAAATCGCCTGCCGCAAGGCTCAGGAAGTTACTGCCAAGAATCAGTACATCCTTTTCGTCGGCACCAAGAAGCAGGCGCAGGACGTGATCAAGGCCGAAGCAGTTCGCGCCGGGCAGTTCTATGTCACCGACCGCTGGTTGGGCGGCATGATGACCAATTTCCAGACGATTAAGAAGAACATCAAGCGTCTCAAAGACATCGAAAAGATGCAGGAAGACGGCACATTCGAGAAAATCACCAAGAAGGAAGTCTCCGGTCTCAACAAAGAGAAGGAGAAACTCGACAAGGTGCTCGGCGGCATTCGCGAAATGAACCGCCTCCCCGGTTTGATGTTCATCGTTGACTGCAAGAAAGAAAAGATCGCGGTTGCCGAAGCCAAGAAGCTCGGTATTCCGATTATCGGCATTATCGACACCAACTCCGATCCGGATCCGATTGACTTCCCGATCGCTGCCAATGACGACGCAATCAAATCGATCCGTATCATCACCAGACAAGTCGTCGACTCCGCCCTCGAAGCGAAGGCGATGTTGATCCAGCAGCCTGCTGAACAAGCCGCTGCCGGAACTTCAGAGAAGTTCGACGAAGGCACAAGCGAAGCTCAAGAGAGGTAA
- the rpsI gene encoding 30S ribosomal protein S9 has protein sequence MSQEKIHATGRRKNATASLWLAPGNGKWIVNGKDLVGYLTRESLGSHASEPMKITNMSGRFDVIVAASGGGLSGQAGAIRHALARALSAFNPDLRKPLKLAGMLTRDPRMVERKKYGQPKARKRFQFSKR, from the coding sequence ATGTCACAGGAAAAAATTCACGCCACCGGCAGACGTAAAAACGCCACCGCCAGTCTTTGGCTCGCTCCCGGCAACGGAAAGTGGATCGTCAACGGCAAGGATCTTGTTGGCTATTTGACGCGCGAATCGTTGGGATCGCACGCTTCCGAGCCAATGAAGATTACCAACATGAGCGGCCGCTTCGACGTGATCGTTGCTGCTTCGGGCGGCGGATTGTCCGGTCAAGCAGGTGCGATTCGTCATGCCTTGGCGCGCGCGTTGTCGGCGTTTAATCCGGATTTGCGCAAACCGCTCAAACTGGCCGGTATGTTGACGCGCGATCCGCGAATGGTCGAGCGCAAAAAGTATGGCCAGCCCAAGGCCCGCAAGCGCTTCCAGTTCTCCAAGCGTTAA
- a CDS encoding phosphatidate cytidylyltransferase: protein MISKNLIQRLIVAAVFIPLLLYVFHLGGIVFWSVVEVIVILSVWEFFTLTKIKLYWWQKLLLVGLAAFPAISYQFLEGRFLLEALLATMFVTTLPYTFTRSLGDVSRSISMGFFGVTYLSLGLGCLILLRNGNVVAPELAAGWVTFLFAAIWIIDTAAYYVGVKRGRNKLSPAISPNKTVQGFFGGFLGAVLAAGIFSVILLKEVGFVGLILPAMVIAFFGQLGDLVESVFKREMGVKDSSNLIPGHGGILDRFDSLVFAAPALYLYLLYCQ, encoded by the coding sequence ATGATTTCCAAGAATCTGATCCAACGCCTGATTGTAGCGGCGGTTTTCATTCCGCTGCTGTTGTATGTCTTTCATCTGGGCGGGATCGTCTTTTGGAGTGTGGTTGAAGTCATAGTCATTCTGTCGGTGTGGGAGTTCTTCACGCTGACGAAGATCAAACTTTACTGGTGGCAGAAGCTGCTGCTGGTAGGGCTTGCGGCTTTTCCGGCAATCTCGTATCAGTTCCTTGAGGGTCGTTTCCTGCTCGAAGCCCTTTTGGCGACGATGTTCGTGACGACACTTCCCTACACATTCACCCGCAGCCTCGGCGATGTCAGCCGCTCTATCAGCATGGGGTTCTTCGGCGTGACCTACCTGTCGCTCGGATTGGGTTGCCTGATCCTTCTGCGCAACGGCAATGTCGTCGCGCCGGAACTTGCCGCCGGATGGGTGACTTTCTTGTTTGCAGCGATCTGGATAATTGACACCGCCGCCTACTATGTTGGCGTCAAGCGCGGTCGCAACAAGCTCTCCCCTGCCATCAGTCCGAATAAGACGGTACAAGGATTCTTCGGCGGATTCCTCGGCGCAGTCTTGGCGGCGGGAATTTTCAGCGTAATTCTCCTCAAAGAGGTCGGCTTTGTGGGCCTGATTCTACCGGCGATGGTGATTGCGTTTTTTGGCCAGTTGGGGGATTTGGTCGAATCGGTTTTCAAGCGCGAAATGGGAGTTAAGGATTCTTCCAATCTGATTCCCGGCCACGGCGGGATTCTGGACCGCTTCGATTCGCTGGTTTTCGCCGCCCCGGCGCTGTATTTGTATCTGCTTTATTGCCAATGA